The window ACACCCGCACCGCCCACTACTTGAATGCCCCTCTCACAGAGCATTCGGACACGACCTCAGAGGAGGCCGCAGATATGACAGTAGTTCAAGAGCCGGTCAATCGCATCACCCTCAGCCCGCACGAAGCCGGGGCAGCCCTCGGCACCAATCGATCTACCCGCAAACCAGAGGAAACCGCACTGATGCTCGGCATCGGGCGAAATTACGTCTACGAACTGATCCGCACCGGCCAGCTCCGAAGCATCCGCGTGGGCCGAAAAATCTTGATCCCACTGACGGCCATTGATGACTTCCTGAACGGTACTGGGAGCACCAAATGAAAGCGCCGCATCACGGGCATGATGCGAGCGCGGGCAACGGGCAGAACACTGGAAGACTAACAGATCTGTACACGCTTGCCGTACTGGACGCCCAGCGTCCCGGCAACATTGGCGCGGGCCTGAAGGTGCTGGACATGCTCATGGCTCGCCCCGGCTTCCGTGCGCCCTTTGGGGGCCAAGCATGACCAGCATCGCAGAGGACTTCGCGCAGTTCTTTCC of the Deinococcus sp. KSM4-11 genome contains:
- a CDS encoding helix-turn-helix domain-containing protein, whose protein sequence is MKKDDAGVLSDQEHHTRTAHYLNAPLTEHSDTTSEEAADMTVVQEPVNRITLSPHEAGAALGTNRSTRKPEETALMLGIGRNYVYELIRTGQLRSIRVGRKILIPLTAIDDFLNGTGSTK